In Zingiber officinale cultivar Zhangliang chromosome 1A, Zo_v1.1, whole genome shotgun sequence, a genomic segment contains:
- the LOC122024538 gene encoding septin and tuftelin-interacting protein 1 homolog 1-like, translating to MADDYEGSERFGMENDYEGGEWIGGEFYYRSKKERSVQTREDAIYGTFATASSDSSSDGGRRRSRKRRKGDLISKADLSKPVQFVSTGTVMPSQEVKRDPQEEGDRSAGVPNSGQGLGYGLGFQSNRKESVGDEDDEDQDNFLPTAFGRRIKEGAQRREKEKESERGKSKLAKKSSGRRDASGASEMGKFEAHTKGIGLKLMKMMGYKEGSGLGKNEQGIVAPVEAKLRPKNMGMGFNDYKEAKLPVLDEAPKEKMATPVAAGPSKEKRWLKQKKGRAKAEILTADELLAKKQEQGIEVQKVLDMRGPQVKVLTSLENLNMETEMKENDVPMPELQYNVKLIVDSTEVDIQKLDQQLRREREKVVSLQEEKEKIMKDEMRQRKQLHVMETIALVLEKVKEDSLSGVLTLDSLLTTFKDLKEMFRDDYKLCNISCIACSFAYPLLLRVFQGWEPLQNPLHGMNLISSWRDLLQGDQPYDFSENPFSTSSYSQLISEVILPAVRISGTNTWQARDPEPMLRFLEIWEKLLPPSVLQSILENVVMPKLTTAVDSWDPRRETVPIHVWVHPWLPLLGQRLEMLYHTIRYKLGSVLHAWHASDASAYAILSPWKDVFDAASWEHLMVRYIVPKLRIALQEFQVNPANQKLDQFNWVMMWASAIPIHHMVHMLEVDFFSKWQQVLYHWLCSRPNFNEVMQWYMGWKGLFPAELLANERIRVLLSSGLDMMNQAVEGMEVVQPGARENVSYLRATEKRQLEAQQQAPAYSSVHVNGVGGVHEMSFKESIEAYAMEQGLLFIPKVGRYYNGLPVYGFGNISICIDSVKKLLYAQVHDGHERWSAVSLTQLLEMHQNTSRH from the coding sequence ATGGCCGATGATTACGAGGGCTCGGAGCGATTCGGGATGGAGAACGACTATGAGGGCGGCGAGTGGATTGGCGGCGAGTTCTACTACCGCAGCAAGAAGGAGCGCTCCGTCCAGACACGCGAGGACGCCATCTACGGCACCTTTGCCACCGCGTCCAGCGATTCTAGCTCCGACGGAGGAAGGCGCCGCTCGCGGAAGCGCAGGAAGGGAGACCTCATCTCTAAGGCCGACCTCTCCAAGCCTGTCCAGTTTGTCTCCACTGGCACCGTCATGCCCAGCCAGGAAGTCAAACGGGATCCCCAGGAAGAAGGGGATCGATCTGCTGGCGTTCCCAATTCTGGCCAGGGGTTGGGATATGGGCTAGGGTTTCAATCCAACAGAAAGGAGAGCGTGGGGGATGAGGATGATGAGGACCAGGATAATTTCCTCCCAACGGCCTTTGGGAGGAGGATTAAAGAAGGCGCCCAGCGCCGTGAGAAGGAGAAGGAGTCTGAGAGAGGGAAATCGAAGTTGGCCAAGAAGTCTTCTGGGAGAAGAGATGCATCTGGCGCCAGTGAGATGGGGAAGTTTGAGGCACACACCAAGGGAATTGGTTTGAAGCTGATGAAGATGATGGGATACAAGGAAGGGTCTGGATTGGGGAAGAATGAACAAGGCATAGTCGCCCCGGTAGAAGCTAAACTCCGTCCAAAGAACATGGGCATGGGGTTCAACGACTACAAGGAGGCTAAATTGCCTGTTTTGGATGAAGCACCAAAGGAAAAAATGGCTACTCCAGTGGCAGCAGGACCTTCAAAGGAAAAGAGGTGGTTAAAGCAGAAGAAAGGAAGAGCCAAAGCTGAGATTTTGACGGCAGATGAGTTGCTGGCTAAAAAGCAGGAACAAGGTATTGAGGTTCAGAAGGTTCTTGATATGAGGGGACCACAAGTTAAGGTTTTGACTAGTCTGGAGAATTTGAACATGGAGACTGAGATGAAAGAGAATGACGTGCCCATGCCCGAGCTCCAGTACAATGTTAAACTAATTGTGGATTCTACTGAGGTTGACATACAAAAGCTAGACCAGCAATTgagaagggagagggagaagGTGGTGAGCTTACAGGAGGAAAAGGAAAAGATTATGAAAGATGAGATGAGGCAGAGGAAGCAACTTCATGTTATGGAGACAATTGCATTAGTCTTAGAAAAGGTCAAGGAGGACAGCTTATCAGGGGTGTTGACACTTGATTCTCTACTGACCACTTTCAAAGATTTAAAAGAGATGTTCAGAGATGACTACAAGCTCTGCAATATTTCCTGTATTGCTTGCTCATTTGCATATCCTTTGCTTCTCCGGGTGTTTCAAGGATGGGAACCATTGCAGAATCCATTGCATGGCATGAATCTTATATCTTCTTGGAGAGATTTGTTGCAAGGAGATCAGCCTTATGATTTTTCAGAAAACCCTTTTTCCACTTCTTCTTATTCACAGCTTATCAGTGAAGTTATTCTTCCTGCTGTGAGGATATCTGGGACTAACACTTGGCAGGCTAGGGATCCTGAACCAATGCTTCGGTTTCTGGAAATATGGGAGAAGTTACTGCCACCATCCGTTTTGCAGTCAATTCTAGAAAATGTGGTTATGCCTAAGCTAACGACGGCTGTTGATTCATGGGATCCACGACGAGAGACTGTCCCAATTCATGTTTGGGTTCACCCATGGCTTCCATTGCTAGGGCAGAGATTGGAGATGTTGTATCATACGATCCGTTATAAGCTAGGTAGTGTCCTCCATGCTTGGCATGCAAGTGATGCCTCAGCATATGCCATACTTTCTCCATGGAAGGATGTGTTTGATGCAGCTAGTTGGGAGCATCTGATGGTACGCTATATTGTTCCTAAGTTGAGAATCGCTCTTCAAGAGTTCCAGGTGAATCCAGCTAATCAGAAGTTAGACCAGTTCAATTGGGTGATGATGTGGGCATCTGCAATCCCAATCCACCATATGGTTCACATGCTGGAGGTTGATTTTTTCAGCAAGTGGCAGCAAGTTTTATACCATTGGTTGTGCTCACGTCCTAATTTCAATGAGGTTATGCAGTGGTACATGGGCTGGAAGGGTCTCTTCCCTGCAGAATTACTTGCCAATGAGAGGATTCGAGTGCTTCTAAGTTCGGGTTTGGATATGATGAACCAGGCTGTAGAAGGCATGGAAGTGGTTCAACCTGGTGCTAGAGAGAACGTCAGCTATCTGAGAGCTACAGAAAAGAGACAGTTAGAAGCACAGCAACAGGCTCCAGCTTATTCCTCAGTCCATGTCAATGGTGTTGGTGGTGTTCATGAAATGAGCTTCAAGGAATCCATTGAAGCTTATGCAATGGAGCAAGGCTTGCTGTTCATACCAAAAGTCGGTAGATATTACAATGGTCTTCCAGTGTATGGATTTGGTAACATAAGCATTTGCATAGATTCAGTTAAGAAACTGCTATATGCCCAAGTCCATGATGGCCATGAACGCTGGAGTGCTGTGTCACTCACACAGTTACTGGAGATGCACCAGAACACCTCACGACATTGA